From Leifsonia sp. fls2-241-R2A-40a, one genomic window encodes:
- a CDS encoding ATP-grasp domain-containing protein — protein MTDTPRTRVLVTGAGGPAGVAVIRSLLARDDVEVYAADMDGWASGLYLVEEGRRRIVPPGRSDGFVDALIAMSSEDGIDVLFSTVDVELPGLAARRDELEAVGTTLAAPSHDTLVTCLDKFRLVQRVDGRARIPETHLLNREGVGADWSFPVIIKPRSGAGSRGVRLIPDRGTLEALGTDESIIIQENLPGEEFSVDVIAGLDGNVIAAVPRSRERVDSGVSIAGRTVRRPELSDTAAAVARAIGLTGVANVQLRYSSDGVPALLEVNPRFPGAMPLTIAAGVDMPSLLLDLVLGRPVPSAVDFEELANVRFLEDVFLSPADVLISDNAAHTEGTEE, from the coding sequence ATGACCGACACCCCCCGCACCCGCGTCCTGGTCACGGGCGCTGGAGGCCCGGCCGGCGTCGCGGTGATCCGCTCGCTCCTCGCACGGGACGACGTGGAGGTCTACGCCGCCGACATGGACGGGTGGGCCAGCGGCCTGTACCTCGTCGAGGAGGGCCGTCGCCGCATCGTGCCGCCGGGCCGCTCCGACGGTTTCGTGGATGCGCTGATCGCGATGAGCAGCGAGGACGGCATCGACGTGCTCTTCTCGACGGTCGACGTCGAACTGCCCGGCCTTGCCGCGCGCCGCGACGAACTGGAGGCGGTCGGCACGACGCTCGCCGCGCCCTCGCACGACACGCTCGTCACCTGCCTCGACAAGTTCCGGCTGGTGCAGCGGGTCGATGGCCGGGCCCGGATTCCCGAGACGCACCTCCTGAACCGCGAGGGCGTGGGAGCCGACTGGAGCTTCCCGGTGATCATCAAACCGCGCAGCGGGGCCGGCTCGCGCGGCGTCCGCCTGATCCCGGATCGCGGGACCCTGGAGGCGCTCGGCACGGACGAGAGCATCATCATCCAGGAGAACCTGCCCGGCGAGGAGTTCTCGGTGGATGTCATCGCCGGCCTCGACGGCAACGTCATCGCCGCGGTGCCGCGCTCCCGTGAGCGCGTCGACTCCGGGGTCTCGATCGCCGGCCGCACGGTCCGCCGGCCCGAGCTGTCGGACACGGCCGCTGCGGTCGCCCGCGCCATCGGTCTCACGGGCGTCGCGAACGTGCAGCTGCGGTACAGCTCCGACGGCGTCCCCGCCCTTCTGGAGGTGAACCCGCGCTTCCCGGGCGCGATGCCGCTCACCATCGCGGCGGGCGTCGACATGCCGTCTCTGCTCCTCGACCTCGTGCTGGGGCGCCCGGTGCCCTCGGCCGTCGACTTCGAGGAGCTGGCCAACGTGCGGTTCCTGGAGGACGTCTTCCTGAGCCCCGCCGACGTGCTGATCTCCGACAACGCGGCGCACACGGAGGGTACCGAGGAGTGA
- a CDS encoding response regulator, with translation MASVVTKYRVVVVEDDPDVAFFMKTILEKRADAVAIAVTDPSIALSEIAAFEPDLVITDIEMPGISGLDLLKELRSQYPGMPVVVMTAHVSVDYAVSALRAQADEFLTKPVASAELVAIVNRLAAEGRVKRAAKRQQVVLAVGAHPDDVEIGVGGILAAHREAGNQVVILTLSRGARGGDVDDRQHESLASAELLGARLFLEDLEDTHISAADPTVSIIERVVAEVQPDIVYTHSSHDRHQDHRAVHAATVVATRSVRTVCCFQSPSATIDFRPTRFVPIDGFTATKLQLIDCFRSQTELRDYLEPDFVLATARYWSRFGGGKNCEPLEVMRDTADISVPASSLQTDARIRVNRTAE, from the coding sequence ATGGCGAGTGTCGTGACGAAGTACCGGGTTGTCGTGGTCGAAGACGACCCGGATGTGGCCTTCTTCATGAAGACCATCCTGGAGAAACGAGCGGATGCGGTCGCGATCGCGGTCACCGATCCCTCCATAGCCCTGTCGGAGATCGCGGCGTTCGAGCCCGACCTCGTCATCACCGACATCGAGATGCCCGGCATCTCCGGTCTCGACCTGCTCAAGGAGCTCCGCAGCCAGTACCCGGGCATGCCCGTTGTGGTCATGACCGCGCACGTCTCCGTCGATTACGCCGTGTCCGCGCTGCGCGCTCAGGCCGACGAGTTCCTCACCAAGCCGGTCGCATCGGCCGAGCTCGTCGCCATCGTCAACCGCCTCGCCGCCGAGGGACGCGTGAAGCGGGCCGCGAAACGCCAGCAGGTGGTCCTCGCCGTCGGCGCGCATCCGGATGACGTGGAGATCGGCGTCGGCGGCATCCTCGCCGCGCACCGCGAAGCCGGCAACCAGGTGGTCATCCTCACGCTCTCGCGGGGCGCTCGCGGCGGCGACGTCGACGACCGCCAGCACGAGTCGCTCGCGTCGGCCGAGCTGCTGGGCGCACGCCTCTTCCTGGAGGACCTCGAGGACACGCACATCTCGGCCGCCGACCCGACGGTCAGCATCATCGAGCGCGTCGTCGCCGAAGTCCAGCCGGACATCGTCTACACGCACTCCTCGCACGACCGCCACCAGGATCACCGCGCCGTGCACGCCGCGACCGTCGTCGCCACCCGCTCGGTCCGCACGGTGTGCTGCTTCCAGAGCCCCTCGGCGACCATCGACTTCCGCCCGACGCGCTTCGTCCCCATCGACGGGTTCACCGCGACCAAGTTGCAGCTGATCGACTGCTTCCGGTCGCAGACCGAGTTGCGGGACTACCTCGAGCCGGACTTCGTCCTCGCCACGGCCCGCTACTGGTCGCGCTTCGGCGGCGGTAAGAACTGCGAACCCCTGGAGGTGATGCGCGACACGGCGGACATCTCCGTGCCCGCCTCATCCCTCCAGACCGACGCCCGCATCCGAGTGAACAGGACCGCTGAATGA
- a CDS encoding VOC family protein: MGIRFENVGIAVRDLDEAISFFTDLGLTVVGRDTVSGDWADTAVGLDGNHARIAMLQTPEGDGRLELFEYLHPDAIETEPTLPHETGMHRVAFSVDDIDEALAIAATHGCHPLRGVATYEDVYKLTYLRGPSGILVMLAQALKND, from the coding sequence ATGGGAATCAGATTCGAGAACGTCGGCATCGCGGTCCGCGATCTCGATGAGGCGATCTCCTTCTTCACCGATCTCGGTCTCACCGTCGTCGGGCGCGACACCGTGAGCGGCGACTGGGCCGACACCGCCGTCGGCCTGGACGGCAACCACGCCAGGATCGCGATGCTCCAGACGCCCGAGGGCGACGGCCGCCTCGAATTGTTCGAGTATCTGCACCCGGACGCGATCGAGACCGAGCCGACGCTGCCGCACGAGACCGGGATGCACCGGGTCGCCTTCTCCGTCGACGACATCGACGAGGCGCTCGCGATCGCCGCGACGCACGGCTGCCACCCGCTCCGCGGGGTCGCGACCTACGAGGACGTCTACAAGCTGACGTACCTGCGCGGGCCGAGCGGCATCCTGGTCATGCTCGCGCAGGCGCTGAAGAACGACTGA
- a CDS encoding PHP domain-containing protein, translating into MSGTEAGRLPALLGGDFHVHSTFSDDAQSTLAENIAAASAAGLVTIRLTDHVRASTTWVPEFLSAVAAERLPEGLTVVTGVEAKLLDASGAVDTPPGLLSGGAGVDAIVIGDHQFPGTDGPWSPRATRERLDAGLADDDALDLLIEASIRTMERTPHAQLAHWFSILPKVGLDESQLGAERLTAWAQAAAATGTIVEVNEKWNCPGPDAIAALLAAGARIVASTDSHIATDVGRYDRVPALLDAAAARVGTATEDAR; encoded by the coding sequence GTGAGCGGGACGGAGGCCGGCCGGCTGCCCGCGCTGCTGGGCGGCGATTTCCACGTCCACTCGACCTTCTCGGACGACGCGCAGAGCACCCTTGCCGAGAACATCGCCGCCGCTTCGGCCGCGGGGCTCGTGACCATCCGCCTCACCGACCACGTGCGCGCATCCACCACCTGGGTCCCCGAGTTCCTGAGCGCGGTCGCGGCAGAGCGCCTCCCGGAGGGGCTGACCGTCGTGACCGGCGTCGAGGCCAAGCTGCTCGACGCCTCCGGCGCTGTCGACACGCCGCCCGGTCTGCTCAGCGGTGGTGCCGGAGTGGATGCGATCGTCATCGGCGACCACCAGTTCCCCGGCACCGACGGTCCGTGGTCCCCTCGCGCGACGCGCGAGCGACTGGATGCGGGCCTCGCCGACGACGACGCGCTCGACCTGCTCATCGAGGCCAGCATCCGCACGATGGAGCGCACGCCGCACGCGCAGCTGGCGCATTGGTTCTCGATCCTGCCGAAGGTCGGACTGGACGAGTCGCAGCTCGGAGCCGAGCGGCTGACCGCCTGGGCGCAGGCGGCAGCGGCGACCGGCACCATCGTCGAAGTCAACGAGAAGTGGAACTGCCCGGGGCCCGACGCCATCGCCGCGCTTCTGGCCGCCGGCGCGCGTATCGTTGCCTCAACGGACAGCCACATCGCCACGGATGTCGGGCGCTACGACCGCGTGCCCGCCCTGCTCGACGCGGCCGCCGCACGCGTCGGAACCGCAACGGAGGATGCACGATGA
- a CDS encoding ATP-binding protein, with protein sequence MTFDRWLSRLPIDSPSAFMKQIPTIIGFAIAALIAAVPNGVPVTDVTEFLAGIALAAVASILSFAVPWRRFHQEWAVIVPTLSLLAVGLLRLGTGSSASPFVVLTLLPFVWIASEEGRINILIAALTTFVVLLAPLVLDGDGRTSGEIVRAFFSPVIYLIVAIVINELAHRMRIQLHSAQESNAKQEMLLAQAVTAQDELVLNEARLKTANRLIQSIWNAVTEQSVIGTDLDGLIDVWNPGAEKMLGLTEKQVLDAKHHVIDFHLHEEIDQRLRDMDARFTTVSSIDDFSALVDTVRAGSADVRDWTYVRPDGKRVAVQVAATPRLDENGHRVGFIFVATDMTQAREFARLKDEFVGLISHELRTPLSSILGYLELMRDDEDAPLSDEQLQYLAVAERNAHRLLRLVGDLLFTAQVESGRFPLDIKDVDLGGVVSASVESARPVAGNAGVTLVSDVPELPLEVRGDTVRLGQAVDNLVSNALKFTPSGGTVTVSVRSQGDQAVIAVTDTGIGIPAVELSQLSQRFFRASTATRNAVPGVGLGLTITKAIVTAHGGRLDIASEEGVGTSISIVLPVRTPRPVTEAIPTAELAP encoded by the coding sequence ATGACCTTCGACCGCTGGCTGAGCCGCCTCCCGATCGACTCGCCGTCCGCCTTCATGAAGCAGATTCCGACGATCATCGGCTTCGCGATCGCGGCACTGATCGCCGCGGTTCCCAACGGGGTACCGGTCACCGACGTCACGGAGTTCCTCGCGGGCATCGCCCTGGCGGCCGTCGCGTCCATCCTGTCGTTCGCGGTTCCGTGGCGTCGCTTCCACCAGGAGTGGGCGGTCATCGTCCCGACGTTGTCGTTGCTGGCGGTAGGACTCCTGCGCCTGGGCACGGGTTCGTCCGCCTCCCCGTTCGTGGTGCTGACCCTCCTGCCCTTCGTCTGGATCGCGTCCGAGGAGGGGCGCATCAACATCCTCATCGCGGCGCTCACCACCTTCGTCGTGCTGCTCGCCCCGCTCGTCCTGGACGGGGACGGGCGGACGTCCGGCGAGATCGTCCGGGCCTTCTTCTCGCCGGTCATCTACCTGATCGTCGCCATCGTCATCAACGAGCTCGCGCACCGGATGCGCATCCAACTTCACTCCGCGCAGGAATCCAACGCCAAGCAGGAGATGCTCCTCGCACAGGCGGTCACCGCTCAGGACGAGCTGGTGCTCAACGAAGCGCGCCTGAAGACGGCGAACCGTCTCATCCAGAGCATCTGGAACGCGGTCACCGAGCAGTCGGTGATCGGCACCGACCTCGACGGCCTGATCGACGTCTGGAATCCGGGCGCCGAGAAGATGCTCGGCCTCACCGAGAAGCAGGTGCTCGATGCCAAGCACCATGTCATCGACTTCCACCTGCACGAGGAGATCGATCAGCGGCTTCGGGACATGGATGCCCGGTTCACCACCGTGTCCAGCATCGACGACTTCTCCGCGCTGGTCGACACCGTCCGCGCCGGGTCGGCCGATGTGCGCGACTGGACGTACGTGCGGCCCGACGGCAAGCGCGTCGCCGTGCAGGTCGCGGCCACGCCGCGCCTGGATGAGAACGGCCACCGCGTCGGCTTCATCTTCGTGGCGACCGACATGACGCAGGCGCGCGAGTTCGCCCGGCTCAAGGACGAGTTCGTCGGCCTGATCTCGCACGAGCTCCGCACGCCCCTCAGCTCGATCCTCGGCTACCTGGAGCTCATGCGCGACGACGAGGACGCCCCGCTGTCGGACGAGCAGCTGCAGTACCTGGCCGTCGCCGAGCGCAACGCCCACCGGCTGCTCCGCCTGGTCGGCGACCTGCTGTTCACCGCGCAGGTGGAGTCGGGCCGCTTCCCGCTCGACATCAAGGACGTCGACCTGGGCGGCGTGGTCTCGGCCTCCGTCGAATCGGCCCGGCCGGTGGCCGGGAACGCGGGCGTGACCCTGGTCAGCGATGTCCCCGAGCTGCCGCTGGAGGTCCGCGGCGACACGGTCCGTCTCGGCCAGGCCGTCGACAACCTGGTCTCCAACGCTCTGAAGTTCACGCCGTCGGGCGGCACGGTCACGGTGTCGGTCCGCTCCCAGGGCGATCAGGCGGTCATCGCGGTGACCGACACCGGGATCGGCATCCCGGCCGTTGAGCTGAGCCAGCTGTCGCAGCGGTTCTTCCGCGCCTCCACGGCGACGCGGAACGCGGTCCCGGGGGTCGGTCTCGGGCTCACGATCACCAAGGCGATCGTGACCGCCCACGGCGGCCGCCTCGACATCGCCAGCGAGGAAGGCGTCGGGACCTCGATCAGCATCGTGCTCCCGGTCCGCACGCCCCGGCCCGTGACCGAAGCCATCCCGACCGCGGAGCTGGCGCCGTGA
- a CDS encoding pyridoxal phosphate-dependent aminotransferase, whose protein sequence is MTIPGGWRRAADGAGLLGADGSVRPTIFAEMSALAMQTGAINLGQGFPDEDGPAEVLEAAVAAIRAGENQYPPGMGIADLRLAVAEHQRRFYGIDRDPDREVLVTAGATEAIAASLLALLEPGDEVVTFEPYYDEYGAVIALAGGVHRTVPLEPPAFRPDLERLRERVTDRTRVILVNTPHNPTGTVLDRETLLAIVELAERHDAIIVTDSVYEHLTFGPEHIAIETLPGARERTIAISSGGKTFNTTGWKVGWLTAPAPLVTAVLAVKQFLTYVNAAPFQPAIAAGLRLPDAYFSGIAQELGHKRDVLSAGLDAAGFDVHRSDGTYFVVADAAPLGFADAVDFCRRLPELAGVVAVPLSAFSRGEYAARNASLVRFAFCKRIDVLEEAALRLAALSR, encoded by the coding sequence ATGACGATTCCCGGAGGCTGGCGCCGGGCCGCGGACGGCGCCGGGCTGCTCGGTGCCGACGGCTCCGTGCGCCCGACGATCTTCGCCGAGATGAGCGCGCTCGCGATGCAGACCGGCGCCATCAACCTCGGTCAGGGGTTCCCGGACGAGGACGGCCCGGCCGAAGTGCTCGAAGCCGCCGTGGCGGCGATCCGCGCCGGAGAGAACCAGTACCCGCCCGGGATGGGCATCGCCGACCTGCGGCTGGCGGTCGCCGAGCATCAGCGCCGCTTCTACGGGATCGACCGGGACCCGGACCGCGAGGTGCTGGTCACCGCCGGTGCGACCGAGGCCATCGCGGCCAGCCTCCTCGCGCTGCTGGAGCCGGGCGACGAGGTGGTCACCTTCGAGCCGTACTACGACGAGTACGGCGCCGTGATCGCGCTCGCGGGCGGCGTGCACCGGACGGTCCCGCTCGAGCCTCCCGCGTTCCGACCCGACCTCGAGCGCCTGCGCGAGAGGGTGACCGACAGGACCCGCGTCATCCTCGTCAACACCCCGCACAATCCGACCGGCACGGTGCTGGATCGCGAGACGCTCCTCGCCATCGTCGAGCTCGCCGAACGGCATGACGCGATCATCGTCACCGACTCGGTCTACGAGCACCTCACGTTCGGGCCGGAGCACATCGCGATCGAGACGCTGCCCGGAGCACGCGAGCGCACGATCGCCATCTCCTCCGGCGGGAAGACGTTCAACACTACCGGCTGGAAGGTCGGCTGGCTCACGGCGCCCGCGCCGCTGGTCACCGCGGTGCTCGCCGTGAAGCAGTTCCTGACGTATGTGAACGCCGCTCCGTTCCAGCCCGCGATCGCGGCGGGGCTCCGGCTGCCCGACGCCTACTTCTCCGGGATCGCCCAGGAACTGGGCCACAAGCGGGATGTGCTGTCCGCCGGCCTGGACGCCGCCGGCTTCGACGTCCACCGGTCCGATGGGACCTACTTCGTGGTCGCCGACGCGGCCCCGCTCGGCTTCGCCGACGCGGTCGACTTCTGCCGTCGCCTGCCCGAGCTCGCCGGGGTCGTCGCCGTGCCGCTCAGCGCGTTCAGCCGCGGCGAGTACGCGGCGCGGAACGCCTCCCTTGTCCGCTTCGCGTTCTGCAAGCGCATCGACGTCCTCGAAGAGGCCGCTCTGCGGCTCGCAGCGTTGTCCCGCTGA
- a CDS encoding carbon-nitrogen hydrolase family protein, with product MTDRPAELTIDDRTIVVAVAQFAPGDDRVHNRDVVAGLIAVAASRGARLVILPEYASYFTDPLGPSFARHSEPLDGEFVGALAAAAREHDVFVVAGLVERTDESKKFSNTLVAVGPSGDVVATYRKQHLYDAFGARESEWVVAGPLDAPQTFPVDGLTVGLQTCYDLRFPEVTRRLADAGADLVAVPAEWVRGPLKEFHWTTLLAARAIENTLYVAAADHPPAIGVGASAVVDPMGVTLAALGETTGVAVAEVSAARVREVRERNPALLLRRYGVTPL from the coding sequence GTGACCGACCGGCCGGCGGAGCTGACCATCGACGACCGCACGATCGTCGTCGCGGTCGCGCAGTTCGCGCCCGGTGACGACCGCGTCCACAACCGGGATGTGGTGGCCGGGCTGATCGCGGTCGCCGCGTCCCGCGGGGCCCGCCTCGTGATCCTCCCGGAGTACGCCTCCTACTTCACCGACCCGCTGGGACCGTCGTTCGCCCGTCACTCCGAGCCGCTCGACGGCGAGTTCGTCGGCGCCCTCGCCGCCGCTGCGCGGGAGCACGATGTCTTCGTCGTCGCCGGACTGGTGGAGCGGACGGACGAGTCCAAGAAGTTCTCGAACACTCTCGTCGCGGTCGGCCCGTCGGGGGATGTCGTGGCCACGTACCGCAAGCAGCACCTGTACGACGCCTTCGGGGCGCGCGAGTCCGAGTGGGTGGTCGCCGGACCGCTGGACGCTCCGCAGACGTTCCCGGTCGACGGCCTGACCGTCGGGCTGCAGACCTGCTACGACCTGCGGTTCCCGGAGGTGACGCGCCGGCTGGCGGACGCCGGAGCGGACCTCGTCGCCGTGCCTGCCGAGTGGGTGCGCGGCCCGCTCAAGGAGTTCCACTGGACGACGCTGCTCGCTGCGCGCGCCATCGAGAACACGCTGTACGTGGCGGCGGCCGACCATCCGCCCGCCATCGGCGTCGGAGCAAGCGCGGTCGTCGATCCCATGGGCGTCACCCTGGCCGCCCTCGGCGAGACCACGGGCGTTGCGGTGGCGGAGGTCTCGGCCGCGCGCGTGCGGGAGGTCCGCGAGCGGAACCCCGCGCTGCTGCTGCGCCGCTACGGCGTCACGCCGCTCTGA
- a CDS encoding trypsin-like peptidase domain-containing protein has protein sequence MTDTPNTPEPAKPQHDADTDAVVDAAGSEQNGAAANTAAHTPETPAAPAAVPASEQPTAVQPTAVQPTEPQPTVPQPTAQQPTVPQPNLQQPAAHQTQPTQPVPPQQPYGQPYGQQPHYGNGSFGQPAGYGQQTYAPNAHQQGYAGAPGAATATAPSGKPARRGGTGLIIATLAIGALVGGIAGAGAGVGIYAATDGGNATIKTVSGPQNITVNDANNASTITAVAAKASPSVVTISVSASSSGGTGSGIVLTSDGYVLTNTHVVTLDGQAANVNVTVTDNDGKIYTAKIVGTDPTTDLAVIKLDNASGLTPMTWGDSSKLNVGSTTVAIGAPLGLSGTVTDGIVSALNRSISIASSAAPKDDSNSGGGSQNPFNFDFPDQGGQGQQQQQPQQSTGTISLPVIQTDASINPGNSGGALLNSKGELIGVNVAIASAGGQSSDGSQSGSIGVGFAIPSDLAKRVSDEIIKNGSATHGLLGASVADASSDTKATTVGALVKSISSGGAAASAGLKAGDVVVNFNDTPITDATDLTAQVRAQAAGAKADVTYIRNGQTKTATVTLGSLPKE, from the coding sequence ATGACCGACACCCCGAACACCCCGGAGCCCGCGAAGCCCCAGCACGACGCCGACACCGACGCGGTCGTGGATGCTGCCGGCTCCGAGCAGAACGGCGCCGCCGCGAACACGGCCGCGCACACCCCCGAGACCCCGGCCGCGCCGGCCGCCGTGCCCGCCTCGGAGCAGCCGACGGCGGTGCAGCCGACGGCGGTGCAGCCGACCGAGCCGCAGCCGACCGTGCCGCAGCCCACCGCGCAGCAGCCGACCGTGCCGCAGCCCAACCTGCAGCAGCCCGCCGCCCACCAGACGCAGCCGACCCAGCCCGTCCCGCCGCAGCAGCCCTACGGTCAGCCGTACGGCCAGCAGCCGCACTACGGCAACGGCTCCTTCGGCCAGCCCGCCGGCTACGGCCAGCAGACCTACGCCCCGAACGCCCACCAGCAGGGCTACGCCGGTGCTCCCGGCGCGGCCACCGCGACCGCTCCGTCGGGCAAGCCGGCCCGCCGTGGGGGCACCGGCCTCATCATCGCCACGCTCGCCATCGGCGCTCTGGTCGGCGGTATCGCGGGTGCAGGTGCCGGTGTCGGCATCTACGCGGCCACCGACGGCGGCAACGCCACGATCAAGACCGTCTCCGGACCGCAGAACATCACGGTCAACGACGCGAACAACGCCAGCACGATCACGGCGGTGGCGGCCAAGGCGTCCCCGAGCGTCGTGACCATCTCGGTGAGCGCGTCCAGCTCCGGCGGCACCGGCTCCGGCATCGTCCTGACCTCGGACGGCTACGTGCTCACGAACACCCACGTCGTGACGCTCGACGGCCAGGCGGCCAACGTCAACGTCACCGTGACGGACAACGACGGCAAGATCTACACCGCGAAGATCGTCGGCACCGACCCGACGACCGATCTCGCGGTGATCAAGCTCGACAACGCCTCCGGGCTCACCCCGATGACCTGGGGCGACTCGAGCAAGCTCAACGTCGGAAGCACCACGGTCGCCATCGGCGCGCCGCTCGGACTCTCCGGCACCGTCACCGACGGCATCGTCAGCGCCCTGAACCGCAGCATCAGCATCGCGTCGTCCGCGGCTCCGAAGGACGACTCGAACAGCGGAGGCGGCAGCCAGAACCCGTTCAACTTCGACTTCCCCGACCAGGGCGGTCAGGGTCAGCAGCAGCAGCAGCCGCAGCAGAGCACCGGCACGATCTCGCTCCCCGTCATCCAGACCGACGCGTCGATCAACCCCGGCAACTCGGGCGGTGCGCTGCTCAACAGCAAGGGCGAGCTGATCGGCGTCAACGTCGCCATCGCCAGCGCGGGCGGCCAGAGCTCGGACGGCTCGCAGTCCGGCAGCATCGGCGTCGGCTTCGCCATCCCGTCGGATCTCGCCAAGCGCGTGTCCGACGAGATCATCAAGAACGGCTCCGCGACGCACGGCCTGCTGGGCGCTTCGGTCGCGGACGCGAGCAGCGACACCAAGGCGACCACGGTCGGAGCGCTGGTCAAGAGCATCTCGTCGGGCGGCGCGGCCGCGAGCGCCGGGCTGAAGGCCGGCGACGTCGTGGTCAACTTCAACGACACCCCGATCACCGACGCGACCGACCTCACCGCTCAGGTGCGGGCGCAGGCCGCCGGTGCCAAGGCGGACGTCACCTACATCCGCAACGGTCAGACCAAGACAGCGACGGTGACGCTGGGCTCCCTCCCCAAGGAGTGA
- a CDS encoding response regulator, with protein sequence MSEVSDAVAGRAKRVVIADDDDDIRGLMTIAAKRAGVDIVAAVDNGRAALTAVQSGDIDLAVLDISMPGLNGVEVAEAIRADDATRSTLILMVSASVQLLTDHGVVADRSDSFLVKPFSPRALSTRIREMLQLGEPA encoded by the coding sequence ATGTCTGAGGTCTCCGACGCCGTCGCCGGGCGCGCCAAGCGCGTCGTGATCGCGGACGACGACGACGACATCCGCGGCCTGATGACCATCGCGGCGAAGCGGGCCGGTGTGGACATCGTCGCCGCCGTCGACAACGGCCGCGCCGCGCTCACCGCGGTCCAGTCCGGTGACATCGACCTCGCCGTCCTCGACATCTCGATGCCCGGACTCAACGGCGTGGAGGTGGCCGAGGCCATCCGCGCCGACGATGCGACCCGTTCGACGCTGATCCTCATGGTGTCGGCCTCCGTGCAGCTGCTGACCGACCACGGCGTGGTGGCCGACCGGTCGGACAGCTTCCTCGTGAAGCCGTTCAGTCCGCGGGCGCTCTCGACCCGCATCCGCGAGATGTTGCAGCTGGGGGAGCCCGCATGA